From Quercus lobata isolate SW786 chromosome 11, ValleyOak3.0 Primary Assembly, whole genome shotgun sequence:
aaaaaaggctattgTCCTAtattgcttaagagagtgtgttgttTGTAGTATAATTTACcacaccctcccttaaaagttaccatgacttttgaagtggagttgtggtgtgtttttgtgttaaaactcATTTTCCTCTCCCTTGTACGAAtgtttgtttatcaaaaaaaaaaaataataataataattttattaatcgaataataaataacatccgattttAACGAAATTTGACATACATATTAAGAAcatgaaaatcataaaattcaacaattatattttaaaaatttacatctaataaaaagacaGAGGAATAGGGTATTGCTCCGTTGTCATATTCTTATTAGTGCAAGTTAGATAAGTGTACCCATTAAAGTCTCCTGGTTACATCCATTTCTTGGCATTGGATGCTAAAAAGCTGTTGCAATTTGCAATCACAAAGCTCCTCCAAGTAGTAATGCagcatcccaaaaaaaaaaaaatgttaaagcaGGACATCTGTCCAAACCTCATAGTCTACCGACACGCCTAAAACTTAAGCCTCCAAAGGCCGACATGTAACACTCAACcaataatattttccaaatcCATCAATCTCTTACTCTATATATAAAACTCAAAGGTCCTATCACAACCCCAAATCCTTCTACACTCTCCTAAACTTTGATCAAACAAATCTGTTGCTTCTTCATCGATCTTTCCTCATTTTGTTTGACACTTTTGCTAATTGCTTTTATTTGCTGCAACCAATATGACTGGTGGTATTGGAGTTCCAGCTTGTGTTCAATGTGGCACTCATAGCAACCCATGCAGGTGCAAGTTTGTTGGCCCAACACTTGGGTTCTTGGCTTTTGTTGTTACTGCTATTGTGGAATGGCCTGTGGGGGCTTTGGTGTATTGCTTTCGCCACACGAAGGGTCGTCGTATTATGGCTCATCCTGCTGCAGTGGTTTACCCTTGTGTCTCTAATAAAATTCCCATATGATTGGTGAAAACTAGCTtctgtttggtttttttgtaaTGTGTAACTGTGTGTGCCTATGTTTTCTGTGTTAATCTgcttgtaaaaatatatatatctcagTTTGTGTGTATGTGACCTTCTTTTATACGATAAAGGTCACTTCTTGTTCGAATTAAACACTGCTTCCGTGAAGGGAATAGATGCGCTGATGCCTTAGCAAGATTGGTTCCAACCAAACAGaggatttttgtgtttttcgaAGTCCGCCTGTGGACATTGTTGAGCTGCTAAAAGCTGATTCTGATGGCTTGTACTTAAATAGACTTTGTACTAAGCCTATTCTGGTTGTTTAGTTCTAGGAATATATTcctttttacccaaaaaagaaaaagaaaaaagaaataaaagaagtcACTTCTTGtcaatgtgatttttttttttttcttttttttgggtgtgagagagagagaaatgaattaCTCATTACTCAATCACAAGTGGCACAAGTTAAGCAGAATAAAACTCGACTACTTAATCCAATTTAAACTAGCAACAATAATATTTGTTAAGGATACTCTAATTGACACAAAAAGCCTAGGATTGACACAAcgacttttaaaattttccccATTCTGACTATCCTGGTTCTAGTTTTGGCATCTGTATAACTTGAAGACTACCCATCTTCTccattatattataatatatttttttttttttgagaaaccaaaaagGGTGGCTCATGTGTGATATCACAGCCGACCACACCCCACAGATACATCGCCTGTGAGTACCACCAGCACATAATGGTGCCCGCGACTTGGACTCCACCCAT
This genomic window contains:
- the LOC115968781 gene encoding uncharacterized protein LOC115968781; translation: MTGGIGVPACVQCGTHSNPCRCKFVGPTLGFLAFVVTAIVEWPVGALVYCFRHTKGRRIMAHPAAVVYPCVSNKIPI